In Polaribacter sp. L3A8, a genomic segment contains:
- a CDS encoding ABC1 kinase family protein: MKTIDSLPTSKIQRASKLVTTGAKIGVNYLKYYGDKITKTEEEAKAKLNENNAEDIYDGLKTLKGSALKVAQMLSMEKSILPQAYVEKFSLSQFSVPPLSPALVTKTFKKYFGKNPNEIYDKFDTVSVNAASIGQVHKAEKDGKELAVKIQYPGVAQSIASDLALVKPIAIKMFNIRGKDSDKYFKEVESKLVEETNYVLEVAQSKEIVAACKHIPNLKFPEYYADLSSDRIITMDWMHGVHLSEFYTDNQEVANKLGQALWDFYMFQIHKLQKVHADPHPGNFLISPENELIVIDFGCMKTIPNDFYVPYFELAKKENISNPAFFEEKLFQLEILRADDSKEELDFFRAMFHEMLSLFTQPFHQEVFDFSDEVFFGKLSELGAKYAKSTELKDMNGNRGSKHFIYINRTFFGLYNLMHDLKAKDIKINNFKTL; this comes from the coding sequence ATGAAAACCATTGATTCTTTACCAACATCTAAAATTCAAAGAGCTTCTAAATTAGTTACAACCGGAGCTAAAATTGGTGTAAACTATCTTAAATATTACGGAGATAAAATTACTAAAACAGAAGAAGAAGCAAAAGCCAAGTTAAATGAAAACAACGCAGAAGATATATATGACGGCTTAAAAACATTAAAAGGAAGTGCTTTAAAAGTGGCGCAAATGTTAAGCATGGAAAAAAGTATTTTACCACAAGCTTATGTAGAAAAATTTTCACTATCTCAATTTTCTGTACCACCACTTTCTCCTGCTTTAGTTACCAAAACTTTTAAAAAGTATTTTGGTAAAAATCCGAATGAAATTTATGATAAATTTGATACCGTTTCTGTAAACGCAGCAAGCATTGGTCAGGTTCATAAAGCAGAAAAAGACGGAAAAGAATTGGCCGTAAAAATTCAATATCCTGGTGTTGCACAAAGTATAGCTTCAGATTTAGCATTGGTAAAACCTATAGCTATTAAAATGTTTAATATTAGAGGAAAAGATTCTGATAAATATTTTAAAGAAGTAGAAAGTAAATTAGTAGAAGAAACAAATTACGTTTTAGAAGTTGCACAAAGTAAGGAAATTGTAGCCGCTTGTAAACACATACCCAACCTAAAATTCCCTGAATATTATGCTGATTTATCGTCAGACAGAATTATTACAATGGATTGGATGCATGGTGTTCATTTATCTGAATTTTATACAGACAACCAAGAAGTTGCTAATAAATTAGGACAGGCATTATGGGATTTCTACATGTTTCAGATTCATAAATTACAAAAGGTACATGCAGACCCGCATCCAGGAAATTTTTTAATTTCTCCAGAAAACGAATTAATTGTAATTGATTTTGGGTGCATGAAAACAATACCCAATGATTTTTATGTTCCGTATTTTGAATTAGCAAAAAAAGAAAACATTTCTAATCCTGCTTTTTTTGAAGAAAAACTATTTCAATTAGAAATTTTAAGAGCAGATGATTCTAAAGAAGAATTAGATTTCTTTAGAGCTATGTTTCATGAAATGCTTAGTTTATTTACGCAACCGTTTCACCAAGAAGTATTTGATTTTTCTGATGAAGTTTTCTTTGGTAAACTTTCTGAACTGGGCGCTAAATATGCAAAAAGCACCGAATTAAAAGATATGAACGGTAACAGAGGTTCTAAACATTTTATTTACATCAACAGAACTTTTTTTGGATTGTATAATTTAATGCACGATTTAAAAGCAAAAGATATAAAAATTAATAATTTTAAAACTCTTTAA
- a CDS encoding flavin reductase family protein, producing MAFFNFKNIQDLEHLYKINLINSCTGFKSANLIATISNKGISNVAVFSSVTHLGSNPPTLGFILRPTTVPRNTYKNIKESGVFTINHIYENIIEDAHHTSAKYPEEISEFDMTKLEEEFKGDFKAPFVKNSPVQMSMKFVEEIHITSNNVLMIVAQVQELYVKDELLENDGLINLSKGNVVTINGLDTYAVPKFKKKLAYQRPK from the coding sequence ATGGCTTTTTTCAACTTTAAAAACATTCAAGATTTAGAGCATCTTTATAAAATAAACCTTATAAATAGCTGCACTGGTTTTAAATCGGCAAATTTAATTGCCACCATATCTAATAAAGGCATTAGTAATGTAGCTGTATTTAGTTCTGTTACACATTTAGGCTCTAACCCACCAACGTTAGGTTTTATTTTAAGACCCACAACAGTGCCAAGAAATACTTATAAAAACATAAAAGAAAGTGGCGTTTTTACCATCAATCATATCTATGAAAATATCATAGAAGACGCTCATCATACATCCGCAAAATACCCAGAAGAAATTTCTGAATTTGATATGACAAAACTAGAAGAGGAATTTAAAGGAGATTTTAAAGCTCCTTTTGTTAAAAACTCTCCTGTGCAAATGAGTATGAAATTTGTAGAAGAAATACATATTACATCTAATAATGTGTTAATGATTGTAGCTCAAGTACAAGAATTATATGTTAAAGACGAATTGCTAGAAAATGATGGATTGATTAATTTATCTAAAGGAAATGTGGTTACAATTAATGGCTTAGATACGTATGCTGTTCCTAAATTCAAAAAAAAATTAGCGTATCAAAGACCTAAATAA
- a CDS encoding SDR family oxidoreductase, giving the protein MKILVTGATGYIGKRLIPLLLNDGHTVICPVRDKKRAESYYKNQKKVQLVEADFLDSNSLTNITTDIDAAYYLIHSMTNSAKEFHVLEEKCAFNFKRFTETTKIKQVIYLSGITNDTKLSKHLLSRKNVEKTLASNKYALTTFKAGIVVGSGSSSFEIIRDIVEKLPAMIAPKWLNTKTQPLAIRDVLSFLHKSLGKKELYNTSHDIFGPEILTYKEMLLQFAEVRKLKRYILTVPVMTPKLSSYWLYFVTSTSYKLASSLVNSMGVEVIGNKSNINTVLDVKPMSYKEAVKLAFKKIEQNSIISSWKDSYISSGKLKNYVHEFINVPEYGCFKDLKKRPLIDKKRTLNRIWAIGGETGWYYGTFLWKIRGFLDQFFGGAGLRRGRRHPTELNVGDALDFWRVIYADKEKGKLLLYAEMIMPGEAWLEFKIIDDTLHQTATFRPHGLAGRLYWYAVMPFHWFVFNGMINNINK; this is encoded by the coding sequence ATGAAAATTCTTGTAACAGGTGCAACCGGCTATATTGGCAAACGCTTAATTCCGTTATTATTAAATGATGGGCATACCGTTATTTGCCCCGTAAGAGATAAAAAAAGAGCAGAAAGTTATTACAAAAATCAAAAAAAAGTTCAATTAGTAGAAGCTGACTTTCTAGATAGCAATAGCTTAACAAACATCACAACAGATATTGATGCTGCTTATTATTTAATTCATTCTATGACCAATTCTGCTAAAGAATTTCATGTTTTAGAAGAAAAATGCGCTTTCAATTTTAAACGATTTACAGAAACAACTAAAATAAAACAAGTTATTTATTTAAGCGGAATAACCAATGACACTAAACTTTCTAAACATTTACTATCAAGAAAAAATGTAGAAAAAACTTTAGCGTCTAATAAGTATGCATTAACCACTTTTAAAGCAGGAATCGTTGTTGGTTCTGGGAGTTCTTCCTTTGAAATTATTAGAGATATTGTAGAAAAACTACCTGCAATGATAGCTCCTAAATGGCTAAACACCAAAACACAACCTTTAGCAATTAGAGATGTACTCTCTTTTTTACACAAATCTCTTGGCAAAAAAGAACTTTACAATACCTCTCATGATATTTTTGGCCCAGAAATACTTACTTATAAAGAAATGTTATTGCAATTTGCTGAAGTAAGAAAATTAAAAAGGTATATTTTAACAGTACCCGTAATGACTCCAAAATTATCTTCGTATTGGTTGTATTTTGTAACCTCTACATCTTATAAACTAGCAAGCTCTTTAGTAAATTCTATGGGCGTAGAAGTTATTGGCAATAAAAGTAATATTAATACAGTTTTAGACGTAAAACCAATGTCTTATAAAGAAGCTGTAAAACTAGCTTTTAAAAAAATTGAACAAAATAGTATTATTTCTAGCTGGAAAGACTCATACATAAGTAGTGGGAAATTAAAAAATTATGTTCACGAATTTATAAATGTTCCTGAATATGGATGTTTTAAAGATTTAAAAAAAAGACCCCTCATCGATAAAAAAAGAACACTAAACAGAATTTGGGCTATTGGAGGAGAAACAGGCTGGTACTATGGCACGTTTTTATGGAAAATTCGTGGCTTTCTAGATCAATTTTTTGGTGGTGCTGGTTTGCGTAGAGGAAGAAGACACCCTACTGAATTAAATGTAGGTGATGCTTTAGATTTTTGGCGAGTAATATATGCTGACAAAGAAAAAGGAAAACTTTTATTGTATGCAGAAATGATAATGCCTGGTGAAGCATGGTTAGAATTTAAAATTATAGATGACACACTACACCAAACAGCCACTTTTAGACCTCATGGTTTGGCAGGTAGGCTATACTGGTACGCCGTAATGCCTTTTCACTGGTTTGTTTTTAATGGAATGATTAACAACATCAATAAATAA
- a CDS encoding SDR family NAD(P)-dependent oxidoreductase, with product MNKILVIGGSKGIGKAIINALIDENSIINLSRTAPLLSHTNLHHFTCDILTDDLPEIDAIDTLIYCPGSINLKPISRLNLNDFREDFEINVIGAVKAIKHYLPSLKKGNKPSILLFSTVAAKLGMPFHASVATSKSAVEGLTKSLGAELAPLIRVNAIAPTVTDTDLASKLLRNERMIENIKERHPLKKYLDPKEVADLASFLISEKASSISGQIFELDCGIVSFKL from the coding sequence ATGAATAAAATTTTAGTTATTGGAGGAAGTAAAGGAATTGGAAAAGCAATTATAAATGCTTTAATTGATGAAAATTCAATTATAAATTTAAGCAGAACAGCTCCTTTACTTTCTCATACTAATCTCCATCACTTTACCTGCGATATCCTTACAGATGATTTACCTGAAATAGACGCAATAGACACTTTAATCTATTGCCCAGGAAGCATCAACTTAAAACCAATTTCACGATTAAACTTAAACGATTTCAGAGAAGACTTTGAAATAAACGTTATTGGAGCTGTAAAAGCAATTAAACACTATTTACCTTCTTTAAAAAAAGGAAACAAACCTTCTATTTTATTATTTAGTACAGTTGCCGCAAAATTAGGAATGCCATTTCACGCAAGTGTAGCGACTTCAAAATCTGCGGTAGAAGGGTTAACCAAATCTTTAGGAGCAGAATTAGCACCTTTAATTCGTGTAAATGCAATTGCACCAACAGTAACAGACACAGACTTGGCCTCTAAATTATTACGCAATGAGCGTATGATAGAAAACATTAAAGAACGCCATCCGTTAAAAAAATATTTAGACCCAAAAGAAGTTGCAGATTTAGCTTCTTTTTTAATTTCAGAAAAAGCAAGTTCTATTTCTGGTCAAATTTTTGAATTAGACTGCGGAATTGTCAGTTTTAAACTATAA
- a CDS encoding glutathione peroxidase: MNIYNIEISSLQNIPIHLSDFKGKYILFVNVASKCGFTPQYKELEELHKTYKDHLVVIGVPCNQFGKQEPGSSAEIQEFCKLNYGVTFLITEKVDVKGINQHPLYTWLTTKSFNDKKSSSVKWNFQKYLVSPEGKLIDYYFSITKPMSSKITKHLKS; encoded by the coding sequence ATGAATATTTACAATATAGAGATTAGCAGTCTCCAGAATATTCCTATCCATTTGTCAGATTTTAAAGGTAAATACATCCTTTTTGTAAATGTAGCTTCTAAGTGTGGTTTTACTCCACAATACAAAGAATTAGAAGAATTACATAAAACCTATAAAGACCATTTAGTTGTTATTGGGGTTCCTTGTAATCAATTCGGAAAACAAGAACCAGGATCTTCTGCAGAAATACAAGAATTTTGTAAACTGAACTATGGAGTTACTTTTTTAATTACAGAAAAAGTAGATGTAAAAGGTATTAATCAGCACCCATTATACACTTGGTTAACCACTAAAAGCTTCAACGATAAAAAAAGTAGTTCTGTAAAATGGAACTTTCAAAAATATTTAGTCTCTCCCGAAGGTAAATTAATTGATTATTATTTTTCGATTACAAAACCAATGAGTTCTAAAATTACAAAACACTTAAAATCGTAA
- a CDS encoding Lacal_2735 family protein: protein MFGIFKRKSELEKLQDSYKKIMEEAFKLQSINRTDSDKKYYEADMLMKKIESLQSKQ, encoded by the coding sequence ATGTTTGGTATATTTAAAAGAAAAAGTGAATTAGAAAAACTACAAGATTCCTATAAAAAAATAATGGAAGAAGCTTTTAAATTGCAATCAATTAATAGAACTGATAGCGATAAAAAATATTATGAAGCAGATATGTTAATGAAGAAAATTGAGTCTTTACAATCAAAACAATAA
- a CDS encoding TspO/MBR family protein — translation MKLLKITILFLIFNFGGLAIGSWLMNNGPLTEWYTSLNQAPWTPPGIVFGIAWTAIMICFSFYLGKLFIVENTQKNKILFAFQFALNVSWNYIFFNQHFVLFGLIVLITLTSLLLYYFFKTSNKTGNYKLLLLPYIIWLCIATSLNLYVLIYN, via the coding sequence ATGAAACTATTAAAAATTACAATATTGTTTTTAATCTTCAATTTTGGAGGCTTAGCTATTGGTAGTTGGTTAATGAATAATGGCCCATTAACAGAATGGTATACTAGTTTAAACCAAGCTCCTTGGACGCCGCCCGGTATTGTTTTCGGAATTGCTTGGACAGCTATAATGATTTGCTTTTCTTTTTATTTAGGCAAACTTTTTATCGTAGAAAACACACAAAAAAACAAAATCCTTTTTGCATTTCAATTTGCTTTAAACGTCAGTTGGAACTACATTTTCTTCAATCAACATTTTGTTTTATTTGGATTAATAGTACTCATTACCTTAACCTCGCTTCTACTTTATTACTTTTTTAAAACCAGTAATAAAACCGGAAATTATAAATTATTATTACTGCCTTATATAATTTGGCTGTGTATTGCAACATCCTTAAACCTTTACGTTCTAATCTATAATTAA
- a CDS encoding SRPBCC family protein, translating into MKIYTFQRKQKLPITVEKAWEFLSSPKNLKTITPDYMSFDILSGAEKPMFAGQIIQYIVTPILGIKTKWVTEITHVKENEYFVDEQRFGPYSLWHHKHFIKEIEGGVEMEDIIDYKVPIGILGQMVHPILVKPKLEEIFAYRQKKLIELFGKY; encoded by the coding sequence ATGAAAATTTATACGTTTCAAAGAAAACAAAAACTACCAATTACGGTAGAGAAAGCTTGGGAGTTTTTATCTAGCCCCAAAAACCTAAAAACAATTACGCCAGATTACATGAGTTTCGATATCCTTTCTGGAGCAGAAAAACCTATGTTTGCAGGTCAGATTATACAATATATTGTTACCCCAATTCTTGGGATAAAAACAAAATGGGTAACCGAAATTACACACGTAAAAGAAAATGAATATTTTGTTGACGAACAACGTTTTGGTCCTTATTCACTGTGGCATCACAAACATTTTATCAAAGAAATTGAAGGTGGTGTAGAAATGGAAGATATTATAGATTATAAAGTTCCAATAGGTATTTTAGGTCAAATGGTACATCCGATATTAGTAAAACCAAAATTAGAAGAGATATTTGCATACAGACAAAAGAAATTAATAGAACTATTTGGAAAATATTAA
- a CDS encoding cryptochrome/photolyase family protein yields MSEKTTIFWFRRDLRLDDNCGLFHALKSGKKVLPIFIFDKEILSKLQKNDSRVSFIYQEIKKINLQLLEIGSALEVYYGKTIDIYNSLSEKYAIETVYTNHDYEPYAIKRDLEVKQLLTSKNINFKTYKDQVIFERNEIVKKDGTPYKVYTPYSKKWLEAFHFKGIQLYPSEEHFENFNKSKKNQLLTLNEIGFTTSSIKIASYNISSGLIDQYEETRNFPAKDSTSKLGTHLRFGTVSIRKIADKASKSNDITFLKELIWREFFMQILWHFPHTTKDSFKPKYDRILWRNNEDEFETWCKGETGYPLVDAGMRELNQTGFMHNRVRMLVGSFLCKHLLIDWRWGEAYFAEKLHDYEQASNIGNWQWVAGTGVDAAPYFRIFNPTTQIQKFDKDLNYIKKWVPDFQELTYPAPIVEHKLARERCLETYKKALVDF; encoded by the coding sequence ATGAGTGAAAAAACAACTATTTTTTGGTTCAGAAGAGATTTACGGTTAGATGACAATTGTGGATTATTCCATGCACTAAAATCAGGTAAAAAAGTACTTCCAATTTTTATTTTTGATAAAGAGATTCTAAGTAAACTACAAAAAAATGATAGTCGTGTTTCATTTATTTATCAAGAAATCAAAAAAATCAATCTACAATTACTAGAAATAGGTAGCGCTTTAGAGGTGTATTATGGTAAAACAATTGATATTTACAATTCACTATCAGAAAAATATGCAATAGAAACTGTTTATACAAATCATGATTATGAACCTTATGCTATCAAAAGAGATTTAGAAGTTAAACAACTTCTAACATCAAAAAACATCAATTTTAAAACCTATAAAGACCAAGTAATCTTTGAAAGAAATGAAATTGTAAAAAAAGATGGAACGCCGTATAAAGTTTACACACCTTACTCAAAAAAATGGCTAGAAGCTTTTCATTTTAAAGGAATTCAATTGTATCCATCAGAAGAACATTTTGAAAATTTCAACAAAAGCAAAAAAAATCAATTATTAACCTTAAATGAGATTGGTTTTACAACATCTTCTATAAAGATAGCGTCTTATAACATTTCATCAGGGTTAATAGATCAATATGAAGAAACGAGAAATTTCCCTGCAAAAGATAGTACTTCAAAATTAGGTACACATTTGCGTTTCGGAACTGTTAGTATTCGTAAAATAGCCGATAAAGCTTCGAAAAGCAATGATATTACTTTCTTAAAGGAATTGATTTGGCGCGAATTTTTTATGCAAATTTTATGGCATTTTCCACATACCACTAAAGATAGTTTTAAACCGAAATACGATAGAATTCTATGGAGAAACAATGAAGATGAATTCGAAACTTGGTGTAAAGGAGAAACCGGTTATCCGTTAGTAGATGCAGGAATGAGGGAGTTAAACCAAACAGGTTTTATGCACAACAGAGTAAGGATGTTAGTAGGTAGCTTTCTTTGCAAACATTTATTAATAGACTGGAGATGGGGAGAAGCCTATTTTGCAGAAAAACTACACGATTATGAACAAGCTAGCAATATTGGTAATTGGCAATGGGTTGCAGGCACAGGTGTTGATGCAGCTCCTTATTTTAGAATTTTTAACCCTACAACTCAAATTCAAAAATTTGATAAAGATTTAAATTACATTAAAAAATGGGTTCCAGACTTTCAAGAACTCACCTATCCTGCACCAATAGTTGAACACAAACTTGCCAGAGAACGCTGTTTAGAAACTTATAAAAAAGCATTGGTAGATTTTTAG
- the udk gene encoding uridine kinase encodes MLIIGIAGGTGSGKTTVVNQIIKQLPTNEVCVISQDSYYNETVNMSYEERSKINFDHPRAIDFDLIVKHLKKLKSGKTIEQPVYSFVTHNRTTDTIKTHPRKVVIVEGILILNNEALRDLFDIKIFVHADTDERLIRRIRRDITERGRDIDEVLNRYQDTLKPMHLQFIEPTKNFADIIIPNNKHNTVAIDVVRTVINDRL; translated from the coding sequence ATGCTCATTATCGGAATTGCCGGAGGTACGGGAAGCGGAAAAACAACTGTTGTAAATCAAATTATTAAACAACTACCAACTAATGAAGTTTGTGTAATTTCACAAGATTCTTACTACAACGAAACGGTAAACATGTCTTATGAAGAAAGATCTAAAATTAATTTTGATCACCCAAGGGCTATTGATTTTGACTTAATTGTTAAACATTTAAAGAAATTAAAATCTGGTAAAACAATTGAACAACCTGTGTATTCTTTTGTAACACATAACAGAACAACAGATACCATAAAAACACACCCTAGAAAAGTAGTTATTGTTGAAGGAATTTTAATATTAAATAATGAAGCTTTAAGAGATTTGTTTGATATTAAAATATTTGTACATGCAGATACAGATGAACGATTAATTAGAAGAATTAGAAGAGATATTACAGAAAGAGGCAGAGATATTGATGAAGTTTTAAACAGATACCAAGACACTTTAAAACCGATGCACCTGCAATTTATAGAACCAACCAAAAATTTTGCCGATATTATTATACCCAATAACAAACACAATACAGTAGCTATTGATGTGGTAAGAACCGTAATTAATGATCGTTTATAA
- a CDS encoding FtsB family cell division protein, translated as MTNAFVIILIPFLIWMFFIDENSYLVHKKFDNEIESLESTISFYEKKIAEDKATIKKLGDSLQLERFAREKYLMKKENEDIYLIEFDTIKK; from the coding sequence ATGACAAATGCTTTTGTTATAATCTTAATCCCTTTTTTAATATGGATGTTTTTTATTGACGAAAACTCTTACTTAGTTCATAAAAAATTCGACAATGAAATAGAAAGTCTAGAGAGCACAATATCTTTCTACGAAAAGAAAATAGCAGAAGACAAAGCAACAATAAAAAAGCTAGGAGATTCGCTTCAACTAGAACGTTTTGCTAGAGAAAAGTATTTAATGAAAAAAGAAAATGAAGATATCTATTTAATAGAATTTGATACAATAAAAAAATAA